A region from the Bacillus sp. Marseille-P3661 genome encodes:
- the asnS gene encoding asparagine--tRNA ligase: MKTTISQVSKYVDQQVTIGAWLANKRSSGKIAFLQLRDGTGFIQGVVVKNEVEEDVFAKAKSITQESSLWITGVVREDERSPFGYELTVNKIDVIQESVDYPITPKEHGVEFLMDNRHLWLRSKRQHAIMKVRNEIIRSTYEFFNDNGFVKVDPPILTGTSAEGGSELFHTKYFDEDAYLSQSGQLYMEAAAMALGKVFSFGPTFRAEKSKTKRHLIEFWMIEPEMAFVDHEQSLEIQENYVSFIVNSVLKNCSLELNTLGRDIEKLEKIKAPFPRITYDDAIDLLKKKGFTDIEWGEDFGAPHETAIAQDYDKPIFITHYPADIKAFYMKPDPNRPEVVLCADLIAPEGYGEIIGGSQRIDDLELMKQRYEQHNLTDDSYEWYLDLRKYGSVPHSGFGLGLERTVAWISGAEHVRETIPFPRLLNRLYP; the protein is encoded by the coding sequence GTGAAAACAACTATTTCTCAGGTTAGTAAGTATGTGGATCAACAAGTGACTATTGGGGCATGGCTGGCCAATAAACGATCTAGTGGCAAAATTGCATTTTTACAATTAAGAGATGGTACTGGCTTTATACAGGGTGTTGTTGTAAAAAATGAGGTGGAAGAAGATGTTTTTGCAAAAGCAAAATCAATCACACAAGAATCTTCGCTTTGGATTACTGGTGTTGTCCGTGAGGACGAACGCTCGCCCTTTGGATACGAACTAACAGTCAACAAAATAGATGTTATCCAAGAGTCGGTCGATTATCCAATTACACCTAAGGAACACGGTGTTGAATTTCTTATGGATAACCGTCATTTATGGTTACGCTCAAAACGTCAACATGCTATTATGAAAGTAAGAAATGAAATCATCCGTTCAACATATGAATTTTTTAATGATAATGGTTTTGTCAAAGTAGATCCGCCTATTTTAACAGGTACATCTGCAGAAGGCGGTAGCGAACTGTTTCATACTAAATATTTCGACGAGGATGCCTACCTATCCCAAAGTGGTCAACTATATATGGAGGCTGCGGCTATGGCTTTAGGAAAGGTATTTTCATTTGGTCCTACCTTCCGGGCTGAAAAATCAAAGACGAAGAGACATTTGATTGAATTTTGGATGATTGAACCAGAAATGGCGTTTGTTGATCATGAACAAAGTCTGGAGATTCAAGAAAACTATGTAAGTTTTATTGTCAACTCTGTTCTTAAGAATTGTAGCTTAGAGTTAAATACATTAGGTAGAGATATTGAAAAGTTAGAAAAAATTAAAGCCCCTTTTCCTCGGATTACATATGACGATGCAATTGATTTACTAAAGAAAAAAGGCTTTACTGATATTGAATGGGGTGAAGATTTTGGAGCTCCCCACGAAACTGCTATTGCACAGGATTATGATAAACCGATATTTATTACCCATTACCCTGCAGATATTAAAGCCTTTTATATGAAACCTGATCCAAATCGACCAGAAGTCGTATTATGCGCAGATTTAATTGCTCCTGAAGGATATGGTGAAATTATTGGTGGGTCACAACGAATTGATGATCTAGAACTAATGAAACAAAGATATGAACAACATAACTTAACAGACGACTCATACGAGTGGTATCTAGATCTACGTAAATATGGCTCTGTACCACATTCTGGCTTTGGGTTAGGATTAGAAAGAACAGTCGCCTGGATTTCAGGGGCCGAACATGTTCGAGAAACGATTCCTTTCCCACGCTTATTAAATCGATTATATCCATAA
- the nth gene encoding endonuclease III codes for MLNKKQIRHVLDTMGEMFPDAHCELVHSNPFELVIAVALSAQCTDALVNKVTANLFKKYKKPEDYLAVPLEELQNDIRSIGLYRNKAKNIQKTCQILLEQYDGQVPKERDELVKLPGVGRKTANVVVSVAFDVPAIAVDTHVERVSKRLGICKWKDSVLEVEKTLMNKIPKEEWGVTHHRLIFFGRYHCKAQNPQCGHCPLLDLCREGQKRTKKREDANATGN; via the coding sequence ATGCTAAATAAAAAGCAAATTCGTCATGTCTTAGATACAATGGGCGAGATGTTTCCTGATGCGCATTGCGAACTAGTCCATTCAAATCCATTTGAACTTGTAATAGCGGTAGCATTATCTGCTCAATGTACTGACGCACTTGTTAATAAAGTAACAGCCAATCTTTTTAAAAAATATAAAAAACCAGAGGATTATTTAGCTGTACCATTAGAGGAGCTTCAAAATGATATTCGTTCAATTGGATTATACCGTAATAAAGCAAAGAATATTCAAAAAACATGCCAAATTTTGTTAGAACAGTATGATGGACAAGTACCAAAGGAAAGAGATGAATTGGTAAAATTACCAGGTGTAGGTCGAAAAACTGCAAATGTTGTTGTTTCAGTTGCTTTTGATGTACCTGCAATAGCGGTTGATACACATGTTGAACGAGTTTCAAAGCGATTAGGGATATGCAAGTGGAAAGATTCAGTTCTAGAAGTAGAAAAGACATTAATGAATAAAATTCCTAAGGAAGAGTGGGGGGTAACACACCACCGTTTAATCTTTTTTGGACGTTATCACTGTAAAGCTCAGAATCCACAATGTGGTCACTGTCCCCTTTTAGATCTTTGTCGTGAAGGACAAAAACGGACGAAGAAAAGGGAGGATGCTAATGCCACAGGAAACTGA
- a CDS encoding YpoC family protein, with product MPQETELIIPDAFLYKPFYEPNCVIQLQKGNSIEDDISCYPFFYDILYSLEATAHQHNPWGKIDYYAPIIFQKWLSEKDLIAAFFRNRDKANASQPMIQHIANMIDIIYWINGRPITSLDNITVELQELSIKPINCQERIEFLLDNPVHYHAFIQLSELYVEIRKQYEKVLLKMRTK from the coding sequence ATGCCACAGGAAACTGAACTAATTATACCTGATGCATTTCTATATAAGCCGTTTTACGAGCCAAACTGTGTAATCCAGCTTCAAAAAGGTAATTCAATTGAGGATGACATTAGTTGTTATCCATTTTTTTATGATATACTTTACAGTTTAGAAGCTACAGCTCATCAACATAACCCGTGGGGAAAGATAGATTATTATGCGCCTATCATTTTTCAAAAGTGGCTAAGTGAAAAAGACTTAATCGCTGCTTTTTTTAGGAATAGAGATAAAGCAAATGCGTCTCAACCGATGATTCAACATATCGCGAACATGATTGACATTATATATTGGATAAATGGTAGGCCTATCACAAGTCTAGACAATATTACAGTTGAACTTCAAGAGCTTTCAATTAAACCTATCAATTGTCAAGAAAGAATAGAATTTTTACTTGACAACCCAGTTCATTATCATGCATTTATTCAGCTTTCTGAGCTGTATGTTGAAATAAGGAAACAATACGAGAAAGTGTTGTTAAAAATGCGCACAAAATAA
- a CDS encoding transglycosylase domain-containing protein — protein sequence MSENYRTRQERRTVKTTKKTKSKRKPGNIFKRLIIVVVFLGIITAIVGSITALAFIKDAPALDAAALEDPLSAKVYDRNLNLIADLGTEKRTKITYQDIPKILEDAVLATEDVRFYDHFGIDLKRIGGAVLANVTEGFGAEGASTITQQVVKHAFLSPEKTLKRKIQEQWIAIQLERQFSKEQILTMYLNKIFYGNRAYGVAKAAEIYFGKELSELELHEAALLAGLPQRPSGYDPFKYPEAAEKRRNIVLSLMEKHGKITSEQAEAAKAIPVTDYVIKKEEKSTDPYDAFIDQVIEEIEQVGDIDIFSSGVSIYTTLDPDAQAYVQKLLDSDEFVNYPNERFQAGLVVVETKTGEVLAIGGGRNQDTSYFATDIKRQPGSTIKPIIDYGPAVEHLKWSTYHQIVDEPHSYTNGPAIKNYDNRYKGQMSIRDALADSRNIPALKTLQEVGLSKARDFAANLGISVEETINEAYALGGFNGTSPLELAGAYSAFGNNGVYNKPHTVTKITFDDGREINLKPESTVAMEDYTAFILTDMMKSVVQYGTGRAANVSGVHIAGKTGTTNFDDETRKKYGIPNGAVPDIWFTGYSPEYTVSVWTGYSEHGKDNYLSGNQTAIAKQLFKLTMSEITKGEKQEDFKVPNSIVKSPVEKGSNPPKLPSEFTPDNQIVYEYFVRGTEPVEISSNFNQLSAVQNAEVSYLSDENKIVITWEYDEELLEDVSFTVNQVTNSGPFVHLYTGKNLSTEIVIEPPSVDSLFGFEIIASSDSNPENQSEGVIVDIEIPQMIGDFFPGPGNGNGNEENNNQGNDNNEDNNGNNDDENDDDPNNDDQNEDEQDEEPNKPQAGPKLDINL from the coding sequence ATGTCTGAAAACTATCGTACTAGACAAGAAAGACGTACCGTTAAAACAACAAAAAAAACAAAAAGTAAAAGAAAACCGGGCAACATTTTTAAACGATTAATTATAGTCGTTGTGTTTTTAGGAATAATCACCGCAATTGTAGGATCAATTACTGCACTAGCTTTTATTAAGGACGCTCCTGCACTGGATGCAGCTGCTTTAGAGGATCCGCTATCTGCAAAAGTATACGACCGTAACTTAAATTTAATAGCTGATCTTGGAACAGAAAAACGGACTAAAATTACATATCAAGATATCCCAAAAATACTTGAAGATGCTGTATTAGCAACAGAAGATGTTAGATTTTATGATCACTTTGGAATAGATCTAAAGCGAATTGGTGGTGCTGTTCTTGCAAACGTTACTGAGGGGTTTGGTGCCGAGGGTGCAAGTACTATTACGCAACAGGTTGTGAAACATGCATTTTTATCACCCGAAAAAACACTTAAAAGGAAAATTCAAGAACAATGGATTGCTATTCAATTAGAACGACAATTTTCAAAAGAACAAATTTTAACTATGTATTTAAATAAAATATTTTATGGCAATCGAGCCTATGGTGTAGCAAAAGCTGCTGAAATTTATTTTGGTAAAGAACTGAGCGAACTTGAGTTACATGAAGCTGCACTATTAGCAGGTTTGCCACAAAGACCAAGCGGCTACGATCCTTTTAAATATCCAGAAGCTGCTGAGAAAAGACGTAATATTGTATTATCCTTAATGGAGAAACATGGAAAAATCACTAGCGAACAAGCCGAAGCAGCAAAAGCAATTCCTGTTACGGATTATGTAATTAAAAAAGAAGAAAAATCGACAGACCCTTACGATGCTTTTATTGATCAAGTGATTGAAGAAATCGAGCAAGTTGGCGACATTGACATTTTTTCAAGTGGTGTAAGTATTTACACAACCCTTGACCCTGATGCACAAGCATATGTGCAAAAGCTGTTAGATTCCGATGAATTTGTAAACTATCCTAATGAGCGATTCCAAGCAGGACTTGTCGTTGTTGAGACAAAGACTGGGGAAGTTCTTGCAATTGGTGGGGGGCGGAATCAAGATACGTCCTATTTTGCAACAGACATTAAACGACAACCAGGTTCAACTATTAAACCAATTATTGATTATGGACCAGCGGTTGAGCATTTAAAATGGTCAACTTATCATCAGATTGTAGATGAACCGCATAGCTATACAAATGGTCCAGCTATTAAAAACTATGACAATCGCTATAAAGGACAGATGTCAATTCGTGATGCTCTCGCAGATTCAAGAAATATTCCTGCATTAAAAACATTACAAGAAGTTGGGCTTTCGAAAGCACGTGATTTTGCAGCCAACCTTGGTATTAGTGTTGAAGAGACTATTAATGAGGCATACGCTCTTGGTGGATTTAATGGGACATCACCGTTAGAGTTAGCTGGTGCTTATAGTGCTTTTGGTAATAACGGAGTTTATAATAAGCCGCATACAGTTACTAAAATAACCTTTGATGACGGCAGAGAAATTAACCTTAAGCCTGAATCTACGGTTGCAATGGAGGATTACACAGCTTTTATTTTAACAGATATGATGAAATCTGTTGTTCAATACGGTACTGGGCGTGCTGCTAATGTTTCTGGTGTTCACATAGCTGGTAAGACTGGTACAACGAACTTTGATGATGAAACGAGAAAAAAATATGGTATTCCTAATGGCGCTGTACCCGATATTTGGTTTACTGGTTATTCTCCTGAGTACACCGTATCCGTTTGGACCGGTTATAGCGAGCATGGAAAAGATAACTACTTATCTGGTAATCAAACTGCAATTGCAAAACAATTATTTAAATTAACGATGAGTGAAATTACAAAAGGTGAAAAGCAAGAGGACTTCAAAGTCCCTAATAGCATAGTTAAATCACCTGTGGAAAAGGGCAGCAACCCGCCAAAACTCCCTAGTGAATTTACACCAGATAATCAAATCGTCTATGAGTATTTTGTGAGAGGTACGGAACCTGTTGAAATTTCAAGTAATTTTAATCAGCTCTCTGCTGTTCAGAATGCAGAAGTAAGTTATTTAAGTGACGAAAATAAAATTGTAATTACGTGGGAATATGATGAAGAGTTATTGGAAGATGTAAGCTTTACTGTTAATCAGGTAACAAATTCAGGTCCATTTGTACATTTGTATACGGGTAAAAATCTTTCAACAGAGATCGTAATTGAGCCCCCTAGTGTAGATTCACTTTTTGGATTTGAAATTATTGCTTCTAGTGATAGTAATCCTGAAAATCAAAGTGAAGGTGTCATTGTCGATATTGAAATCCCACAAATGATAGGTGATTTCTTTCCTGGGCCAGGCAATGGTAACGGCAATGAAGAGAACAACAACCAAGGTAATGACAACAATGAAGATAACAATGGTAATAATGATGATGAGAATGATGATGATCCTAATAATGACGACCAAAATGAAGACGAACAGGATGAAGAACCCAACAAACCTCAAGCTGGACCTAAGCTAGATATTAATCTATAG
- a CDS encoding DnaD domain-containing protein, protein MKQERVLNILSEGSIAIPRLLIRHYKDLGLNEEEFMLLLHIYSAIDSGNTFPTPHELSELMTCSEIRCTEILQYLIQRDFIMIEEKAGLDLISESYSIRPLWEKLIQFLVKQDSKETQQVKEKEELNLYSLFEQEFGRPLSPIECETLTMWIDQDNHEILLIKAALREAVMSGKLNFRYIDRILFEWKKKGILTIEQAREQGLKFRNHQRSKQQPIQQQSSPSVPFYNWLES, encoded by the coding sequence ATGAAACAAGAAAGAGTGTTAAACATTTTATCAGAAGGTAGTATTGCCATACCAAGGTTACTAATTCGACATTATAAAGACTTAGGTCTCAATGAAGAAGAATTTATGCTTTTACTTCATATATATTCTGCGATCGACTCTGGGAATACCTTCCCGACTCCACATGAACTATCCGAGCTTATGACATGTTCTGAAATTAGATGTACAGAAATCTTACAATACTTAATACAACGTGACTTCATAATGATTGAGGAAAAAGCAGGGCTAGATTTAATTTCTGAAAGTTATTCAATCAGACCATTATGGGAAAAACTTATACAGTTTTTAGTTAAACAAGATTCAAAAGAAACTCAACAGGTTAAGGAAAAAGAGGAATTAAATTTATATAGCCTATTTGAGCAGGAATTTGGTCGGCCATTGTCACCAATTGAGTGTGAAACTTTGACAATGTGGATTGATCAAGATAACCATGAAATTCTATTAATTAAAGCTGCATTACGAGAAGCTGTAATGAGTGGGAAATTGAATTTCCGTTATATAGATCGTATTTTGTTTGAATGGAAAAAGAAAGGGATTTTAACAATTGAACAAGCTCGGGAACAAGGTTTAAAATTCAGAAACCATCAACGATCAAAACAACAACCAATACAACAACAGTCTTCTCCCTCTGTGCCTTTTTATAATTGGTTAGAATCTTAG